CTATCCAAGCAGTCAAGTATCCGGCGTAAGAGCCTCCTGTCAAAAACAATTGGTCTTTATCAATCCAGGCGAATTGATTACTTGCTGCATCCAAAGACCCGGGTACATCTGCAGCGGGACCATCGCCCCAGTTTCTGAAGTTGCCTTTTTGAAAGGCTTTGCCATATCCTCCACTTCCTCTCGGATTGGCATATACCACCCCGTAACCTTTGGCAGCCATGATTTGGAATTCATGCCACATACTGGGTTCCCCTGGTCCCCACATGGCGGAAGGTCCGCCGTGCATATTCAAAATTGTAGGGTATTTTACTCCTTCCTGTCTTTCTGTAGGAGGCATTACCCAATAATCTACAACCAATCCATCTGCTGTTTTTAATTGATGGGCACTTGGTTTGGAAAGTTTTTTTCCGGCAAGCCATCCCTCATTGAATCGGGTTAATTGGATGGGGTTTCTGTTGTTTAAATCGGCAGAGTATATTTCAGAAGGATTTTCGATTTTAGTTAAGGCATAGGCAATATGTTTTCCCCTTGTATCAAAACCATTGACCCCCACTGGTCCTGAAATGATCGCTTCAATTTTTCCGGTATTGATTTGGGCGCTCCAAAGACTAAATCCTCCCTGGTTTGCCCCGGTAAACAGTATATACTGACTGTCCTCTGTCCATTTTGGACTGGTAACTGCTCTGTCCAGACTTTCGGTAATCCACTTAAAACCAGTTCCGTCGGGTTTAATGATGCCGATCATTGACATATTATAGGAAGGTTCTTCCATATTTTGTCCACCTAAGGCAATCCATTTTCCATCGGGAGAAAATACAGGGTTACCCACCCGGTGATTTTCCAAAGCAAAGAATACCTCGGCTGATTTGTTTTTGAGGTTGATTTTCCAAATCTCTGTATGGTTTGTCAGGTCGGGGTGTTCTGTGTTTTTAAGCGATGATGCGAGTAAATAGGTGCCATCAGGTGACCATGTTGCACCAAAGTAACTTTGGAATCCATCTGTAATCCTTTCTGTTTTTCCAGTTTCTAGATCAAGAATATTCAAATGGGAAAAGAAAAGGTCGGGACTCAGGTCTGTCTCTCCCAAGAAATTTAACCTATCAATAACTCTCGGATCATTTTTACTGGCATTTTTGGCTAGGAATGCCCTTAACTCTTCAAGATTTCCATCTGGATTGGGTTTAATTTCTTCTTTAGCCATCCCTTCCTGTATGGCTTTGTAATTGGGTTCATCACCATAACTTCTACCTGGCCTTTGCATCTTCCAGTCAGGAGAGCCACTTAAAGACCACATAGGGATGGTGGTGCTGAAAAGGATTTTTTTTCCATCTGGCGACCAAACCGGATTGGAAACATTGAACTTTTCGGAAGTCATGACCTGGCTTTCCCCCCCGTCTAAAGGGAGGATCCATAATTGTGATTTTCCATCTTTGGGCCTTAAAAAGGCAATTTTTTTGCCATCCGGGGACAACTCAAAAGATGAAACATTATACTCCGATGAAGTCAAAGGCTTCCCCGGATGCTTACCATCGATTGGGGTCACCCAGAGTTGTGACTTGTACTGATATTCATTTTCATTTTTAACTTCAATGAAATTTTTGACGAAAAGTACATCTTTTCCATTAGGGGAAATGGTATGAGAGGAGGTACTCACTATTTTTACGATGTCACTGATGTTAATCAGGTCATCCCTTTGTGCCTGTACAATTGGTGTGCAGAACACAAAAAGAATCAGCATAATTTTTAACTTTTGCTTCATGATTAATTTTTGTTTATTGTGGGTGGAATTGATTTGATGATGATTGGTTATTGCGCAATAAGGTTTAAATTAAATCATTAAAATTGAAATCTACATTTAATTTTACAGGACCGTATGGCTTATTTTGAAAAATTGGATATTTCCATTTTCAGTTTTTTTGATGAAGTTACTGATCCCATGATGGTTTTTAGTGAAGATCAGATAGTTTTTGTTAATAAATTCTGGAGGGAGCATTTTCAATATGATTTTCAGAAGTGGCAGGAGTTTGTTAATAATGGAATTAGCCAAAATGAATTGTATAGATTTTTTATGGCTGGCGAAAAGCCAAAAACAGAGTTTTTAAGGCCTTTAAAGGATAAAAGGGGTTTTTTGACCCGTTTTCAATGGACCTTTATAAGCCTTACCTCTAACAATGACCAAAGGTACTGTTTGGCAAAAGGAAAGCGTCACATCACGTTTGGCGAGTTGATGCAATATGAAAGTCAGGGTGTTGAAATAGCTGATCAGCAAGAGCTGGGTTTTATTAAAACCATGTTGCATTACAGCCATGATATGATGGCAATCGTTGATGGGGAAGGTGTTTTTAAGTTTGTAAGTTCCTCCATCATTGATAAGCTCGGAATCACTCCTGATGTCGTTTTGGGGAGATCTTTACATGAGCTTGAAGAAATAGGGGCTATTGAAGTAGTAGATGGCGACTTTGATGGACTAAATGAAAGGATGGGGGAAATCAGGATTGATTTTTGGGTGCACAAACCAGACGGGACGAAATTCTTTTTGGAATCTTATGGTAAAAATTTATTGGATGAACCTGCTGTTGAAGGAATACTCTTTAACGCTAGAGATGTCACTGAATTCTACTATGCAAAAAAGTCTCTCCAAAAGAGATACGATCTGGAAATTCTGATCAATAAGATTTCTGCAAAGTTTGTCAATGCAGACTATCATCAGCTGGATAAAGTTTTTCAGGACTCTTTAAAAATGCTCGGAGAGTTTGAAAAAGCAGACAGGGCCTATATTTTTCTAGTTCACGATGACCTGAAGTCCATGGAATATGCTTATGAGTGGACTAATGAGGGAATTTTGCCCCAGATTGAGGACATGAAATATATCCCGGTTCACGAGGACGCTGCTACCATTAAAGCACTCAGGAAGGGGGAAATTTTCATCATATCTGATGTCGAATCTTTGTCAGATACCTTTGCTTTGGAAAAGGAAGTCTATAAGCAACAGGGGATTCAGTCAGTGATTTTAATTCCCATTTTTTCTGAACACAGGCTTATTGGCTTTTTTGGTTTGGATGCTGTAAAGGAAAAGAGGGATTGGGTAGAAAAGGATGAATACGTCCTTAGGCAACTGGGGGATATTTATGCAGGAAGTTTTATCAATCGGGCAATCAAAAAGAGCCTGGATAGGAATGAGAAACTTTTAGAATCTACAGAAATTCTTGCAAAATCGGGTTCATGGAGATATAGCCCCTCCAAAAACCGCATTCATATTTCGAAAGGATTTAATAAGATTTTTGAAATTACAGATGGGGTGTCTTCTGTACAATTGGCAGATTTGTTTCCAAAAATATCTAAAGAGACCAGGAAAACCTTCATAAGGGATGTAAAAAGGGCGATTTTTGATCGAAGCAGCTCTTCAAGTGAGTTAATCTTAAAATTATCCGAAGGGAAAGAGAAAATCCTTTCCTACAATATAGTTGTAAAGCAAGGAGAAGGGACCGATAAATTAGAGATTTATGGCTATTGTTCCGATATCACACACAAAAGAGGTGCTGAGAATTACCTGAAACTTCAGTCACAGATTTTGGCACAAGTTGATGACCCCATTTTTGTGACTGATACCCAATGGAACGTGCTTTATCTAAACAAAGCTGCCAGGACGGAATGTAAACTCTTACAGTCCGCTGAATTTCAAGGGACCCTTTTTGATTTGTTTGATTTTCTTTCAGAAGATGTGCATGAAATCAAAATTGCTATAGGGGAATTAAAAAATGAGAAAGTATATAGACGGGAACTGAATCTGAAATCATTGTATGGAGCAGTACAGCCTTATGATCTTTCTGTTCAGGCTTTCTTAAATGATGAAGGAGAAAAGCTAGGGTATTCATTTCTCATAAGGAATCTATCCCTATTGCAAAAGCAGGAGGCACTGGCCAAAAGGGCTAAAATGGTAGTCGAAAATAGCCCTGCTGTTCTTTTTACAGTTGATCCCAATGAAAATTTCAAGATCTTATACATATCGGATAATATCAAGCAATTTGGTTACCAGGCAGATGAATTGATTACAAATGGCGCCAGTATTTTGGAGTTGATCCATCCGGATGATTTAGAAGAGTTGCTTGATTTTCATCTCAAGGAGCAACATGAAAAGGGAATACCTGCTTATTCAGGAGAATATAGAATCAAAAAATCCAGTGGTGAATACCGTTGGGTGGAGGATAAATCCAGAGAATTGTTGGATCAGGATGGAAAGGTGGTATTGCATGAAGGGATACTACAGGACATCACAGAAAGAAAAAAGGCCAGGGAAGAAATTATCCGCAGTCAGGAGAGGTATAGGGTATTGGCATCCAATATTCCATTTATCAGCGTATTCCTCATTGATAAGGATTTAAAATATATTGTTGCCCAAGGGTCTACCATGAGAAATTGGGGGATGAAACCTTCTGATTTTGAAGGCAAAACACTTTCGGAAGTACACAAGAAAAATCTCAGCGAAATTGAGCCTGCGGTAAAGACCGCATTATATCAAAAAAAGGATGTCAATAAAATCCTGATTTTTAGGCAAAGGGTTTATGAAATGACCATAAAACCGATCATGCATGAAGGTGAAGTGGAATATGCCCTAGGTATCCTAAGGGATATCAATGAAGAATATAATGCGAAGGAAAACCTTCTTAAAAGTGAGGAAAAGTACAGGAGATTGGTTGAAAATTCAACACAAATAATCTTCTCCATGGAGCCGGATTTCACCTTGACTTATGTTTCTCCCAATATCAAGCAGTTTTTAGGGTATGAACCTGAGGAGGTATTGAACCTCAAGCTTACAGAGTTTTTGCATGAGAATGATTTTTCAGAATTAAAAGAATTGATAGTCGACCCTATTAAATTCTTAATGGAAAATCAGTACCTCGAATTCAAACTGAGACGTAAAGGTGGGGATTACAGGATTTTTAGTTCAAATGGGAAATTGATAACCACTGAAGATGGCAGGGTATTTTACAATGGAATTGCACGTGACATCACCCAGTTGAAAGAGGCACAAAGAGAAATGTTATTGGCTAAGGAAAAAGCCGAACAGGCTTCTAAGGTGAAATCTCAGTTTTTGTCCATCATGAGTCATGAAATCAGGACACCAATGAATGCAGTTATTGGAATGGCCCATTTGCTTATTGAAGATAATCCAAGGCCTGACCAGCTTGAAAACCTTAAGACGCTTCAGTTTTCAGCAGAAAACTTACTTGGCCTGATCAATGATATTCTTGATTTCACAAAAATTGATTCCGGGAAAGTTGAGCTTGAAAAATTGGATTTTGAATTGAAAAATGTCATCAACCGTATCCTTCATTCTTACACTTACCAGGCCAGGGAAAAGTCCCTGGAAATCATTTTTGATTATGATGAAGAGATCCCGACGAAGTTGATAGGAGACCCGGTGAGATTGGGCCAAGTAGTCAATAACCTTATTTCCAATGCTGTCAAATTTACCCAACAGGGTTTTATAAAAATTGCATTGAAAAGAGTAGATGAAAACGCTGAGGAGATAGCAGTTCAATTCGAAATAGAAGACACCGGCATTGGTATCCCTGAGGATAAAATGGCTACGGTATTTGAAGCCTTTACCCAAGCCAGTGCTGATACGACCAGAAAGTATGGAGGAACTGGCCTCGGTTTGGCGATTGTCAAAAGGTTGGTAAATTTATTTGGAGGAGACATCACGATCAGGAAGCGAACAGGGGGAGGTACGGTTTTTTCTTTTACCATTAAGTTCCAGAAAATAAAGGCTTCGACAGAACTTCACTTCAGACGGGTAGCTTCCTATGATAAAAACCTTGGCTCTGCTAAG
This Cecembia calidifontis DNA region includes the following protein-coding sequences:
- a CDS encoding S9 family peptidase, with product MKQKLKIMLILFVFCTPIVQAQRDDLINISDIVKIVSTSSHTISPNGKDVLFVKNFIEVKNENEYQYKSQLWVTPIDGKHPGKPLTSSEYNVSSFELSPDGKKIAFLRPKDGKSQLWILPLDGGESQVMTSEKFNVSNPVWSPDGKKILFSTTIPMWSLSGSPDWKMQRPGRSYGDEPNYKAIQEGMAKEEIKPNPDGNLEELRAFLAKNASKNDPRVIDRLNFLGETDLSPDLFFSHLNILDLETGKTERITDGFQSYFGATWSPDGTYLLASSLKNTEHPDLTNHTEIWKINLKNKSAEVFFALENHRVGNPVFSPDGKWIALGGQNMEEPSYNMSMIGIIKPDGTGFKWITESLDRAVTSPKWTEDSQYILFTGANQGGFSLWSAQINTGKIEAIISGPVGVNGFDTRGKHIAYALTKIENPSEIYSADLNNRNPIQLTRFNEGWLAGKKLSKPSAHQLKTADGLVVDYWVMPPTERQEGVKYPTILNMHGGPSAMWGPGEPSMWHEFQIMAAKGYGVVYANPRGSGGYGKAFQKGNFRNWGDGPAADVPGSLDAASNQFAWIDKDQLFLTGGSYAGYLTAWIVSHDHRFKAAFAQRGVYELTFFMGEGNAWRLVPNHFGYPWEEGVKEILDYNSPQTYVQNIQTPLLIKHGDVDLRTGVRQSELLYKSLKILGKPVEYVRYPGEGHELSRSGAVHRRIDRLARIIEFFERYVNHPRGIQ
- a CDS encoding PAS domain S-box protein, which produces MAYFEKLDISIFSFFDEVTDPMMVFSEDQIVFVNKFWREHFQYDFQKWQEFVNNGISQNELYRFFMAGEKPKTEFLRPLKDKRGFLTRFQWTFISLTSNNDQRYCLAKGKRHITFGELMQYESQGVEIADQQELGFIKTMLHYSHDMMAIVDGEGVFKFVSSSIIDKLGITPDVVLGRSLHELEEIGAIEVVDGDFDGLNERMGEIRIDFWVHKPDGTKFFLESYGKNLLDEPAVEGILFNARDVTEFYYAKKSLQKRYDLEILINKISAKFVNADYHQLDKVFQDSLKMLGEFEKADRAYIFLVHDDLKSMEYAYEWTNEGILPQIEDMKYIPVHEDAATIKALRKGEIFIISDVESLSDTFALEKEVYKQQGIQSVILIPIFSEHRLIGFFGLDAVKEKRDWVEKDEYVLRQLGDIYAGSFINRAIKKSLDRNEKLLESTEILAKSGSWRYSPSKNRIHISKGFNKIFEITDGVSSVQLADLFPKISKETRKTFIRDVKRAIFDRSSSSSELILKLSEGKEKILSYNIVVKQGEGTDKLEIYGYCSDITHKRGAENYLKLQSQILAQVDDPIFVTDTQWNVLYLNKAARTECKLLQSAEFQGTLFDLFDFLSEDVHEIKIAIGELKNEKVYRRELNLKSLYGAVQPYDLSVQAFLNDEGEKLGYSFLIRNLSLLQKQEALAKRAKMVVENSPAVLFTVDPNENFKILYISDNIKQFGYQADELITNGASILELIHPDDLEELLDFHLKEQHEKGIPAYSGEYRIKKSSGEYRWVEDKSRELLDQDGKVVLHEGILQDITERKKAREEIIRSQERYRVLASNIPFISVFLIDKDLKYIVAQGSTMRNWGMKPSDFEGKTLSEVHKKNLSEIEPAVKTALYQKKDVNKILIFRQRVYEMTIKPIMHEGEVEYALGILRDINEEYNAKENLLKSEEKYRRLVENSTQIIFSMEPDFTLTYVSPNIKQFLGYEPEEVLNLKLTEFLHENDFSELKELIVDPIKFLMENQYLEFKLRRKGGDYRIFSSNGKLITTEDGRVFYNGIARDITQLKEAQREMLLAKEKAEQASKVKSQFLSIMSHEIRTPMNAVIGMAHLLIEDNPRPDQLENLKTLQFSAENLLGLINDILDFTKIDSGKVELEKLDFELKNVINRILHSYTYQAREKSLEIIFDYDEEIPTKLIGDPVRLGQVVNNLISNAVKFTQQGFIKIALKRVDENAEEIAVQFEIEDTGIGIPEDKMATVFEAFTQASADTTRKYGGTGLGLAIVKRLVNLFGGDITIRKRTGGGTVFSFTIKFQKIKASTELHFRRVASYDKNLGSAKVLVAEDNLVNQIMINKFLTKWGVGEIVIAENGQQAIKEFELHDFNLILLDLQMPEMDGFEVASFIRNHPDFQKRNVPIIALTASSLIDVKVQLEEVGMDDFIPKPFNPDSLYSKIIRFLKI